In one window of Mastigocladopsis repens PCC 10914 DNA:
- a CDS encoding mechanosensitive ion channel family protein, with product MLDSLFEVLNSDGRLHIGALGLTWLLAFISGGLFLPILGLRSMSFAQSLITRFISLKERVAYQKVVKPYENWLGVAFCLLLADIFAILLPESDWSRLIEIPIGLALTITGSWLASQIFKQFFDFYLLDAAIKSGRKVNSELLLLTKLLANIIIVVVATIIFAETHQINIFGLVASLGIGGLAIAFAAQKILEQVLGGVVIYLDRPFVIDDYIGLPDGTFGRVESIGLRSTKIRTSGKGTLIIVPNSSLTQVNIENFTGAKKVMAITYLNFYRAVQNEERALIRQVILESTVDIFGIDTRSTDVIFRDLPEQVGQSSKVQTAERTQAQITFFILGSGEVSMGLRRQLLDLANQSITQRLKEYGIAFDIDEPTIYVDSPITI from the coding sequence GTGCTAGATTCCTTGTTTGAAGTTTTGAATAGCGATGGGAGATTACATATCGGCGCTCTAGGATTGACTTGGTTATTGGCTTTCATCAGTGGTGGCTTGTTTCTCCCTATACTGGGTTTACGTAGTATGAGTTTTGCACAATCACTAATAACTCGTTTCATTTCTTTGAAAGAAAGAGTTGCTTATCAAAAAGTTGTGAAGCCTTATGAAAACTGGCTGGGCGTTGCATTTTGTCTTTTACTTGCTGATATATTCGCAATTTTACTACCAGAATCTGATTGGTCTAGGCTGATAGAAATTCCCATCGGATTAGCTTTAACTATTACTGGCAGTTGGTTAGCTTCTCAAATTTTCAAGCAGTTTTTTGATTTCTATCTATTAGATGCAGCTATCAAAAGTGGGCGGAAAGTTAACAGTGAATTACTACTTCTTACTAAGTTACTTGCAAATATAATAATTGTAGTTGTCGCAACTATTATCTTTGCCGAAACTCATCAAATCAATATTTTTGGACTGGTAGCGAGTTTAGGGATTGGTGGTCTAGCAATAGCCTTTGCTGCCCAGAAGATATTGGAACAAGTATTAGGTGGTGTCGTTATTTATCTTGACCGTCCCTTTGTCATTGATGACTATATTGGCTTACCAGATGGAACTTTTGGTCGAGTTGAATCAATTGGCTTACGCTCTACCAAAATTCGCACCTCTGGTAAGGGCACACTAATAATTGTCCCTAACAGCTCACTCACCCAGGTTAACATTGAAAACTTTACTGGCGCTAAGAAGGTGATGGCAATTACTTATTTAAACTTCTATCGCGCCGTTCAGAATGAAGAACGAGCTTTGATTCGCCAGGTTATCCTTGAAAGTACCGTCGATATTTTTGGAATTGATACGCGCAGTACCGATGTTATTTTTAGAGATTTGCCAGAGCAAGTAGGGCAGTCTTCTAAGGTACAAACAGCAGAGCGAACGCAAGCACAAATTACCTTCTTTATTTTAGGTTCTGGTGAAGTTTCAATGGGACTGCGACGTCAACTCCTTGACCTTGCTAATCAAAGTATTACCCAGCGTTTAAAGGAATATGGTATCGCCTTTGATATTGACGAGCCAACTATCTATGTTGATTCTCCTATTACAATTTAA
- a CDS encoding IS1 family transposase (programmed frameshift), giving the protein MQCPRCESTHIRKNGWQRGKQNYICVSCGRQFIDSYEPKGYSEDFKRECLEMYVNGSGFRAIERVKKVHHTTVINWVKEVGNTLVDAPESQEIPEVTEIDELETFIGFKKNKIWLWTAVDHKVPGVIAWVLGDRSAETFKRLWQRIKCWHSYFYVTDGYPVYPCFIDSGDHLVSKTYMTRVEGENSRFRHYLARLHRKTFCYSKSEEMLKLSIRLVIHYLKYGSVPVRALRARNLEAIAL; this is encoded by the exons ATGCAATGTCCAAGATGTGAATCAACTCACATTCGTAAGAATGGTTGGCAACGTGGTAAACAAAACTACATATGTGTTTCATGTGGTCGTCAGTTTATCGATAGTTACGAACCCAAAGGATACTCCGAAGATTTTAAACGTGAGTGTCTAGAAATGTATGTAAACGGCTCCGGTTTCCGTGCGATTGAAAGGGTTAAAAAAGTACATCATACAACTGTTATAAATTGGGTCAAAGAGGTTGGCAACACCTTAGTGGACGCACCGGAATCTCAGGAAATACCAGAAGTGACTGAAATTGATGAGCTTGAAACTTTTATCGGCT TCAAAAAAAACAAAATTTGGTTATGGACAGCGGTGGACCATAAGGTTCCAGGAGTTATAGCTTGGGTTTTGGGCGACAGAAGCGCAGAAACATTTAAACGTTTATGGCAACGAATAAAGTGTTGGCATTCTTATTTTTATGTTACAGACGGTTATCCAGTTTATCCATGTTTTATTGATTCAGGTGATCACCTTGTAAGTAAAACATATATGACACGGGTCGAAGGTGAAAATAGCCGTTTTCGACATTACCTCGCTCGGCTTCACCGTAAAACTTTTTGTTACTCTAAGTCAGAAGAAATGCTTAAACTATCTATTCGATTGGTAATACATTATCTAAAATATGGTTCCGTGCCAGTGCGAGCGCTACGCGCCCGCAACCTTGAAGCGATTGCCCTTTAG
- a CDS encoding glycoside hydrolase family 15 protein gives MKELQNQRTAFGQPGLEPRWTQGNKDGVGTAYAISSRIWFTLSNGILNEVYYPTVDSPQIRNLQYLITDGESFFHEEKHHLHTKTERIAPQVLGYRITNSDPEGRYTITKEIITDSRDSCILQHTRLTGNTQMLAMLRLYVLCAPQLGIGGWNDSAKVVDVAGVKILTAHQDGNWLAMAATVPFTRTSCGYLGKSDGWTDLADNFQMDWEFHQAQGGNIALTAEIDPSNSQDFTLGLAFGNRQHDAVTTVLLSLDIPFEQKRSRYINQWKRACEDRLLLEEISSDGGNLYHSSFSVLLAHEDKIYPGAMIASLSIPWGEAHGDSQQGGYHLVWPRDMVNSVTALLAAGHTPTALEALIYLAASQREDGGFAQNFWIDGEPYWTGIQLDQVAFPILLAWRLYQHNALRQFDPYPMVMRATKYLINHDPATQQERWEEASGYSPSTLASNIAALVCAATFARERSDESTAQFIEEYADFLESHLEAWTVTTEGTLVPGINRHYIRINPVDIHNPHPNEDPNQGTLTITNRPPGCQWQFSAKEIVDAGFLELVRYGIRQPDDPVIVDSLKVVDAVLKVDTPFGPCWHRYNHDGYGQREDGGPFLNGGKGRAWPLLTGERGHYELAAEHDVQPYIQAMEAFASDTGLLPEQIWDEPDRPDAHLYLGRPTGSAMPLAWAHAEYIMLLRSVRDGQVFERIPKVAERYQGDTDARKSTEFLEIWKFNRQIRTVKRGYTLRILALAPFQLRWSTDDWQMVNDTDSTATAIEIEFVDIPIAPNQQSPIHFTFFWTVPNHWENRNYQIAVVG, from the coding sequence ATGAAAGAACTGCAAAATCAACGCACAGCTTTTGGACAACCAGGACTCGAACCCCGTTGGACTCAAGGCAATAAAGACGGTGTAGGAACAGCCTATGCCATCTCCAGTCGCATTTGGTTCACGCTCTCCAACGGCATTCTCAACGAAGTTTACTACCCCACCGTCGATAGCCCCCAAATCAGGAATCTCCAGTACCTAATCACCGATGGCGAAAGCTTTTTCCACGAAGAAAAGCACCATCTCCATACCAAAACTGAACGCATCGCCCCACAAGTCCTGGGATACCGCATTACCAATTCCGACCCCGAAGGACGCTACACCATTACCAAGGAAATCATTACTGACTCACGAGATTCATGCATTCTGCAACACACGCGCCTTACGGGTAATACGCAAATGTTGGCGATGCTCCGGCTCTACGTATTGTGTGCGCCGCAGTTGGGTATTGGTGGCTGGAATGACAGCGCTAAAGTGGTAGACGTTGCAGGAGTAAAAATTTTAACTGCTCACCAAGATGGTAATTGGTTGGCAATGGCAGCAACCGTTCCTTTCACTCGCACCTCCTGTGGCTACCTTGGTAAAAGTGACGGGTGGACGGACTTGGCAGATAACTTTCAGATGGACTGGGAGTTCCACCAAGCCCAAGGGGGAAACATTGCCCTCACAGCCGAAATTGATCCATCCAATAGCCAGGATTTTACCTTGGGACTGGCATTTGGGAATCGGCAACACGACGCAGTGACAACCGTTTTGCTGTCGTTGGATATTCCCTTTGAGCAAAAGCGATCGCGTTACATCAACCAATGGAAACGTGCTTGTGAAGACCGCTTACTCTTAGAGGAAATTTCTAGTGATGGTGGCAATTTGTATCATAGTAGCTTCAGTGTGCTACTGGCACACGAAGACAAAATCTATCCCGGTGCTATGATTGCATCTCTGTCTATCCCTTGGGGTGAGGCTCACGGCGATAGCCAGCAAGGGGGCTATCATCTGGTTTGGCCCCGCGACATGGTGAACAGCGTTACAGCACTGCTGGCTGCCGGACATACCCCAACCGCCCTAGAAGCATTGATTTATCTAGCTGCTAGCCAACGGGAAGATGGCGGCTTTGCCCAAAACTTCTGGATCGACGGCGAACCCTACTGGACGGGAATTCAGCTTGACCAAGTTGCCTTCCCCATCCTGCTAGCATGGCGACTGTATCAGCACAACGCCTTACGTCAATTTGACCCCTACCCAATGGTGATGCGGGCAACCAAATACTTAATTAATCACGATCCTGCCACCCAACAGGAGCGGTGGGAGGAAGCTAGTGGCTACTCGCCTTCAACTCTTGCCTCTAATATTGCAGCTCTGGTCTGTGCAGCAACATTTGCCCGTGAGCGCTCTGATGAGTCTACCGCTCAGTTTATCGAAGAGTACGCCGATTTTCTCGAAAGTCATTTAGAAGCGTGGACTGTAACAACTGAGGGAACCTTAGTTCCTGGAATTAATCGGCATTACATCCGCATCAACCCGGTGGATATTCATAACCCCCACCCAAATGAAGACCCTAACCAAGGAACGCTAACAATTACCAACCGTCCTCCCGGCTGTCAGTGGCAATTTTCGGCAAAAGAAATTGTTGATGCAGGCTTTCTGGAACTAGTACGTTATGGTATTCGCCAGCCTGATGACCCCGTGATTGTCGATTCTCTTAAGGTTGTGGATGCAGTTCTAAAGGTAGACACTCCCTTTGGTCCTTGCTGGCATCGTTACAACCATGACGGCTATGGGCAACGAGAAGATGGTGGCCCTTTCCTCAATGGGGGCAAGGGACGGGCGTGGCCTCTGTTAACTGGGGAGCGGGGACACTATGAGCTAGCCGCAGAGCATGATGTCCAGCCCTATATCCAGGCAATGGAAGCTTTTGCCTCTGACACCGGACTGCTGCCAGAACAAATCTGGGATGAGCCGGATCGTCCCGACGCTCACCTATACCTGGGACGACCTACGGGTTCAGCTATGCCTCTGGCATGGGCGCACGCTGAGTATATCATGTTGTTGCGGTCGGTGCGAGATGGGCAAGTGTTTGAACGGATACCAAAGGTTGCAGAGCGATATCAGGGCGATACGGATGCTCGCAAATCAACTGAGTTTCTAGAAATCTGGAAATTTAACCGTCAAATCCGTACAGTGAAGCGGGGATACACGCTGCGAATTCTCGCACTGGCTCCCTTCCAATTGCGTTGGTCAACCGATGACTGGCAAATGGTCAATGACACGGACTCAACGGCAACGGCGATTGAAATTGAGTTTGTGGATATCCCTATTGCCCCGAACCAACAATCCCCCATTCACTTCACCTTCTTCTGGACTGTTCCCAACCACTGGGAAAACCGCAACTATCAAATTGCCGTTGTTGGTTAA
- a CDS encoding sensory rhodopsin transducer, producing the protein MNNPIGQTRWAIAEGYIPAYSNGPEPQFTSHETACLLNTSDQDAHVEITIYFSDREPIGPYRITVPARRTKHLRFNDLTDPEPIPRDTDYASVIESDVPIVVQHTRLDSRQSENALLSTIAYASSH; encoded by the coding sequence ATGAATAACCCAATTGGACAAACAAGGTGGGCAATAGCTGAAGGTTACATCCCCGCTTACAGCAACGGACCCGAACCCCAGTTTACTAGCCATGAAACTGCCTGTCTACTAAATACTTCAGACCAAGATGCCCATGTGGAAATCACAATTTACTTTAGCGACAGGGAACCCATTGGTCCCTACCGCATCACCGTTCCTGCAAGACGCACCAAACACCTGCGCTTCAATGACCTGACTGACCCAGAACCTATTCCACGCGATACCGACTACGCCAGCGTCATCGAATCAGATGTGCCGATTGTCGTCCAACATACTAGACTTGATTCCAGACAGTCTGAGAATGCTTTACTCAGCACCATTGCCTACGCCAGCAGTCATTAG
- a CDS encoding DUF389 domain-containing protein, whose protein sequence is MRDSILRNINNIRHRFNNLKNKRVALHEIEEIRSGLLEESTIDINYLVLILGSCVIATLGLLSNSAAVIIGAMIIAPLMLPIRGLAFGALEGDVVLFRKALTAIVVGTALAITLALLVGYFVGLPEFGSEIISRSKPNLLDLGIAVAAGGISGFAKVKPKISGSLAGTAIAVALMPPICVVGLGLSQTNWSLSIGATLLYLTNLLGITLSCMLTFLVTGYTPLKRARKVLGWTLAFTAILVIPLSVSFFQLIRQARLEASLKRALLNRTITFQRVILLDSDVNWLANPPEVRLNVRTKEPVTPRQVMLLEEFLKKEMGQPFTLIFEVGQIEEVRRKTPDNFKLK, encoded by the coding sequence ATGAGGGATAGTATTTTGCGAAACATCAATAATATTCGCCATCGTTTCAATAATTTAAAAAACAAAAGAGTCGCGCTGCATGAAATAGAGGAAATACGAAGCGGACTCTTAGAAGAATCAACTATAGATATAAATTATCTCGTGTTGATTTTAGGCTCCTGTGTCATTGCCACCTTAGGATTACTTTCTAATAGTGCCGCTGTCATTATCGGTGCTATGATAATTGCTCCTTTGATGTTACCAATTCGAGGGTTAGCATTTGGAGCTTTAGAAGGCGATGTTGTCCTTTTCCGGAAAGCTTTGACTGCAATTGTAGTAGGAACAGCCTTGGCAATCACTTTAGCTTTGTTAGTTGGTTATTTTGTAGGACTTCCAGAATTTGGCAGCGAAATTATTAGCCGTTCTAAACCTAATTTACTAGATTTAGGAATTGCAGTGGCAGCTGGAGGAATTAGTGGTTTTGCTAAAGTTAAGCCAAAAATTTCTGGTTCTCTGGCTGGTACTGCCATTGCTGTTGCTCTTATGCCACCGATATGTGTTGTGGGTTTGGGTTTATCACAAACAAATTGGTCGCTTAGTATCGGTGCAACCCTACTTTATCTAACCAATCTGCTGGGAATTACTCTTTCTTGCATGTTGACTTTTTTGGTCACTGGTTACACTCCATTGAAGCGTGCGCGTAAAGTCCTTGGCTGGACACTAGCTTTTACAGCAATACTCGTCATTCCTTTAAGCGTGAGCTTTTTTCAGTTGATTAGACAAGCCAGGCTTGAAGCCAGTCTAAAAAGAGCTTTACTCAATCGAACTATTACCTTTCAACGAGTGATATTACTAGATAGTGATGTGAATTGGCTAGCAAATCCGCCGGAAGTCCGTTTGAATGTTCGCACTAAGGAACCTGTCACACCAAGACAAGTGATGCTTTTAGAAGAATTTTTAAAAAAAGAAATGGGTCAGCCGTTCACTTTGATTTTTGAAGTTGGTCAAATAGAGGAAGTTAGGCGCAAAACCCCGGATAATTTTAAATTGAAATAG
- a CDS encoding alpha-amylase family protein: MQNLWYKNAIVYSLDVETFMDSDGDGIGDFQGLTKCLDHLSGLGITCLWLLPFYTSPNRDNGYDVMDYYNIDPKLGTLGDFVEFLHQASERGIRVLIDLVVNHTSNQHPWFQAARDKNSKYRDYYVWSDNPPKSDPELLAFPHAEESIWEYDEQAGSYYLHHFYKEQPDLNIANSAVREEIRKIIGFWLQLGVSGFRIDAAPFLINPIGIKDPECPDLQSFLAQMREFLSSRRADAVLLAEANVEPEQIPVYFGKGDRMHLLFSFLLNQYMFLALARQESAALRDGLKTLPDIPHICQWLNFVRHHDELTLDRISKSEQQEIFQAFAPDKNMQIFGHGIRRRLPPMLGGERRRIELTYSLLFSLPGTPLLRYGEEIGMGDDLSLEDRNSVRTVMQWSDEPNGGFSTAPPDALARPVIKEGEYGYKQVNVIAQQRDPSSLINWMERLIRIRKQCPELGWGKCHILDTDNKSVFAHCCEWEGKAVIALHNFADRACIATLQSREYKHLFDLFGDRQYESLNDDCCSIPLEAYGYRWFRVNRMR; the protein is encoded by the coding sequence ATGCAAAATTTGTGGTATAAAAACGCAATTGTCTACTCTTTGGATGTCGAAACATTCATGGATTCAGACGGCGACGGGATAGGTGATTTCCAAGGACTGACCAAGTGTCTAGACCATCTGTCTGGACTAGGCATTACCTGTCTATGGCTGTTGCCATTTTATACCTCTCCCAATCGGGATAATGGCTATGACGTGATGGACTACTACAACATCGATCCAAAACTGGGGACGCTAGGAGACTTCGTAGAGTTCTTGCATCAAGCCAGCGAACGAGGTATTCGGGTGCTGATTGACCTAGTAGTTAATCATACCTCCAATCAGCATCCCTGGTTCCAAGCGGCTCGTGACAAAAATTCTAAGTACCGCGACTACTACGTCTGGTCAGACAATCCGCCCAAATCTGACCCAGAACTGCTCGCCTTCCCCCATGCAGAGGAGAGCATTTGGGAGTACGATGAACAGGCGGGGTCTTACTATCTGCATCACTTCTACAAAGAACAGCCAGACTTAAATATTGCTAACTCTGCGGTACGGGAAGAAATTCGTAAAATCATCGGCTTCTGGCTGCAACTTGGCGTGTCTGGCTTTCGCATAGATGCTGCCCCATTTTTGATTAACCCAATTGGAATCAAAGATCCAGAGTGTCCAGACTTGCAAAGCTTCCTGGCACAAATGCGAGAGTTTCTTTCATCGCGTCGTGCTGATGCGGTGCTGCTGGCAGAAGCAAATGTGGAGCCGGAGCAAATCCCTGTTTACTTTGGCAAGGGCGACAGAATGCACTTGCTGTTCAGCTTCCTGCTAAACCAATATATGTTTCTGGCTCTGGCGCGTCAAGAATCGGCAGCACTGCGTGACGGACTCAAGACATTACCCGATATTCCCCACATCTGTCAGTGGCTCAACTTTGTGCGTCACCATGACGAACTGACGCTTGATCGCATTAGTAAATCTGAACAACAAGAAATCTTCCAAGCGTTTGCTCCCGATAAGAATATGCAAATCTTTGGGCATGGCATTCGTCGTCGTCTACCACCAATGTTGGGGGGGGAACGCCGTCGGATAGAGCTCACCTACAGTTTGCTATTCAGCCTGCCAGGTACGCCTTTGCTACGCTATGGCGAAGAAATTGGCATGGGTGATGACTTGTCGCTTGAGGATCGAAACAGCGTCCGTACGGTAATGCAATGGTCAGATGAACCGAATGGTGGCTTCTCCACCGCTCCACCAGATGCCCTTGCTCGACCTGTCATCAAAGAAGGAGAGTACGGGTATAAACAAGTTAATGTTATTGCCCAACAACGCGATCCTAGCTCGTTAATTAACTGGATGGAACGCCTGATCCGTATCCGCAAGCAGTGCCCGGAGTTAGGTTGGGGCAAGTGCCATATTCTTGACACAGATAATAAGAGCGTTTTTGCTCACTGCTGCGAATGGGAAGGCAAGGCGGTGATTGCCCTCCATAATTTTGCTGATAGGGCGTGTATCGCTACGTTGCAATCAAGAGAGTACAAGCATTTGTTTGATTTGTTTGGCGATCGCCAGTATGAATCTCTCAACGACGATTGTTGCTCTATTCCATTAGAAGCATACGGCTATCGCTGGTTTCGGGTTAATCGTATGCGTTAG
- a CDS encoding TIGR03885 family FMN-dependent LLM class oxidoreductase, with protein MVKIGYHASHEQFKPSELLKYVQMAEQAGFTHALSSDHFHPWSEQQGQSGFAWSWLGAAMQATPTLSYRVVCAPGQRYHPAIIAQAVATLAEMFPYRFWLTVGSGQALNEQITGEKWLCKSDRNARLKECVDVIRALWAGETVTHHGQVCIEEAKLYTRPQVPPPIIGAAITPETAEWLGSWADGLITISRPPEKLKEVVDAFRRGGGEGKPMILKVQLSYDRDEETARQKAHEQWRNNIFKNIVMTQLRTPQQFDAAGMFVQPNELYKHVRISPDQEQHIEWLQKDIELGFDELILHNVNREQQQFIEVFGEKVLPVLT; from the coding sequence ATGGTAAAGATTGGTTATCACGCTTCCCACGAACAATTCAAGCCCAGCGAACTGCTCAAGTACGTCCAGATGGCAGAACAAGCAGGCTTCACCCATGCCTTATCTTCCGACCACTTCCACCCCTGGAGTGAACAGCAAGGACAAAGCGGCTTCGCCTGGTCATGGCTGGGTGCAGCGATGCAAGCCACGCCGACGCTTTCCTATCGCGTTGTCTGTGCTCCTGGTCAGCGGTATCATCCCGCTATTATCGCTCAAGCTGTGGCTACCTTGGCAGAAATGTTCCCCTACCGCTTCTGGTTAACTGTAGGTAGCGGTCAGGCGCTCAACGAACAGATCACCGGGGAGAAATGGCTCTGTAAGAGCGATCGCAACGCCCGCCTTAAGGAATGTGTCGATGTCATCCGTGCTCTTTGGGCAGGAGAGACAGTCACGCATCACGGTCAGGTGTGCATTGAAGAGGCGAAGCTATACACCCGTCCTCAAGTGCCACCCCCAATTATTGGTGCAGCCATTACACCCGAAACCGCAGAATGGCTTGGTAGCTGGGCAGATGGACTGATTACGATTTCTCGTCCACCCGAAAAACTTAAGGAAGTAGTTGATGCCTTTCGCCGGGGCGGTGGAGAAGGCAAACCCATGATTTTGAAAGTGCAGCTTTCTTATGACCGTGACGAGGAGACAGCGCGACAAAAAGCCCATGAGCAGTGGCGCAATAACATCTTTAAGAACATCGTAATGACCCAATTGCGAACTCCTCAGCAGTTTGATGCTGCTGGAATGTTTGTACAACCAAATGAACTATACAAACACGTCCGCATCTCGCCAGACCAAGAGCAGCATATCGAGTGGTTGCAAAAGGATATTGAATTGGGGTTTGATGAACTCATTCTGCATAACGTTAACCGAGAGCAGCAGCAGTTCATTGAGGTATTTGGCGAAAAGGTGTTGCCAGTGCTGACATAA
- a CDS encoding Nramp family divalent metal transporter, protein MNDKNNHTSSVEISNKQSEGSNQQIPQPPKGWQRFLWLGPSFLWMLSAAGSGELLFTPRIAALYGYSLLWALLAAVILKWFINREVGRFSVCTGATILEGFKQIPGPKNWAVWLILLPQVFVAISTVAGLAGAAATALILMTGGTVQMWTVIIILVTAAIVLLGQYSVVEKISSYVGIARTLAVVAAAIFVFPNIGQLAAGIVPQIPNNVQYQEILPWLGFMLAGAAGLMWYSYWVEAKGYGAAGIKGQEGIDPKQLSSEQRKKLRGWISLMTFSNTLAVVGALLAALSFLILGGELLRPEGLVPKENQVAETLGSLLGNLWGPFGFWFMVAIVFITFCSTTLSVEDGFGRMFADGTQIILQGFGVRGRWTNEKFLQRVYIVVLLAILPIAVYLFFGQPVGLLQTAGAIEAAHIPIVTGLTLYLNYRMLPKELSPSKFTFGATAIAGIFFAGFAIIYLLQLLGVMGTGK, encoded by the coding sequence ATGAACGATAAAAATAATCACACTTCTTCAGTAGAGATATCTAACAAGCAGAGTGAGGGGAGCAATCAACAGATACCGCAGCCACCAAAGGGTTGGCAACGCTTTCTGTGGTTGGGACCAAGTTTTTTGTGGATGCTCTCGGCAGCGGGTTCAGGAGAGTTGCTGTTTACACCTAGAATCGCGGCTCTCTACGGCTATTCTCTGCTGTGGGCGCTGCTTGCCGCTGTGATCCTCAAATGGTTTATTAACCGTGAGGTGGGTCGCTTTTCAGTTTGCACCGGCGCAACGATACTTGAAGGCTTCAAGCAAATTCCCGGTCCGAAAAACTGGGCAGTTTGGCTGATTTTGCTGCCGCAGGTGTTTGTAGCAATCTCTACTGTTGCGGGACTAGCAGGTGCAGCCGCCACAGCACTGATTTTAATGACAGGAGGAACTGTCCAGATGTGGACGGTGATTATCATCCTTGTGACGGCGGCGATCGTCCTTTTAGGGCAATACTCTGTAGTGGAAAAGATTTCCTCCTATGTGGGAATCGCTCGTACACTGGCAGTGGTGGCTGCTGCCATTTTTGTTTTTCCCAATATTGGACAACTGGCAGCAGGTATAGTCCCTCAAATTCCTAATAACGTACAATATCAGGAAATTCTGCCTTGGCTGGGTTTTATGCTGGCAGGAGCAGCAGGGTTGATGTGGTACTCCTATTGGGTGGAAGCTAAAGGATACGGCGCTGCTGGTATCAAGGGGCAAGAGGGGATCGACCCTAAGCAACTCAGTTCGGAGCAAAGAAAAAAGCTGCGTGGCTGGATTTCTCTAATGACCTTCTCCAACACCTTAGCGGTGGTTGGTGCGCTGTTGGCGGCGCTGTCTTTTCTGATTCTCGGTGGGGAGTTACTCCGCCCAGAAGGCTTGGTGCCAAAAGAAAATCAGGTTGCGGAAACACTGGGTAGTCTGCTGGGGAATTTGTGGGGACCGTTTGGCTTTTGGTTTATGGTGGCGATCGTTTTTATTACCTTCTGTAGCACCACGCTTTCAGTAGAAGATGGTTTTGGGCGGATGTTTGCTGATGGTACGCAGATTATTTTGCAAGGATTTGGCGTACGGGGTCGCTGGACGAATGAAAAGTTTTTACAGCGTGTCTACATTGTGGTCTTGCTAGCCATTCTACCAATTGCCGTCTACTTGTTCTTCGGTCAACCTGTGGGCTTGCTGCAAACAGCAGGAGCAATTGAAGCTGCTCACATCCCCATCGTCACCGGACTAACCCTCTATCTGAACTACAGGATGCTGCCCAAGGAATTGAGCCCGTCAAAGTTTACGTTTGGTGCAACGGCGATCGCGGGTATCTTTTTCGCGGGGTTTGCCATTATCTATTTGCTTCAGTTGCTTGGAGTTATGGGAACTGGCAAATAA
- a CDS encoding HAD family hydrolase: MTLATKSLSNRIAVVFDFDDTLVPDTVDSLLNSCGIDALQFRAQRIQPLIDSGWDKILARFYALIEESQRQDNKITQEYITKFGQQLVPFDGVPEMFDHLQQRARELNPKVEVEFYLITCGMVEIARHNCIAPNFKAMWGCEFHYGKDGGIEFLKKIVTHTEKTPYLFQLAKGIEHHKDDAQTFVYRDVPQEELHVPLTQVIYVGDGASDIPCFSLLNQEQGVAIGVYKDRTPQDWGRELSITQSQRVVNLAPADYSENSELMQSLTLAVESICKQISLHQLSVGE; this comes from the coding sequence ATGACTCTCGCAACTAAATCACTTTCTAACCGCATTGCCGTAGTTTTCGACTTCGACGATACTCTTGTGCCGGATACTGTCGATAGTCTCCTCAACAGCTGCGGTATTGACGCTCTTCAATTTCGCGCCCAACGTATTCAACCACTGATAGATAGCGGTTGGGACAAGATTCTTGCCCGATTTTACGCTTTGATTGAGGAATCGCAGCGCCAAGATAACAAGATTACACAGGAATATATCACCAAGTTCGGTCAACAGTTAGTTCCCTTTGATGGTGTGCCAGAAATGTTCGACCACCTACAGCAACGTGCCCGTGAACTCAACCCAAAAGTGGAAGTTGAGTTTTACCTGATTACCTGCGGTATGGTGGAAATTGCCCGTCATAACTGCATTGCTCCAAATTTTAAAGCTATGTGGGGCTGCGAGTTCCATTATGGCAAAGACGGCGGAATTGAGTTTCTCAAGAAGATTGTTACCCACACTGAGAAAACCCCCTATCTGTTCCAACTGGCTAAAGGGATTGAGCATCATAAAGATGATGCTCAAACGTTTGTTTATCGGGATGTGCCACAGGAGGAATTACACGTCCCGCTGACGCAGGTGATTTATGTTGGAGATGGAGCGTCTGACATTCCCTGCTTTTCCTTGTTGAATCAAGAGCAGGGAGTAGCGATCGGCGTTTACAAAGACCGCACGCCCCAGGATTGGGGGCGGGAGTTAAGCATCACCCAAAGCCAGCGAGTAGTCAACCTGGCACCTGCTGACTATAGCGAAAATTCTGAACTGATGCAATCTCTGACGCTAGCGGTAGAAAGTATATGCAAACAGATTTCTCTGCATCAATTGAGCGTGGGTGAATAG